In Bradyrhizobium symbiodeficiens, the genomic stretch GCGAGCCGATCCACAACCGCACGGCGGAAGAGATCTCGATGGCGCGGCTCTTGACGCTGCTGCTCGAGGTCACCGGCCTGTTCGACATGACCACGCGGCCCGAGTTGATCCTGCTGCAGAAGACCATGGTGGTGGTCGAGGGCGTCGCGCGCGGCTTCGATCCCAAGCTCGACATCTGGAAGATCGCCGACCCCGTGGTGCGCGAATGGATCGAGCGTAATCTCGGACCGCTCGGTCGGGTGCAGGGCGCGCTCGCCGGAACCGGCGACATCGCACGCGTGCTGATGCGCCTGCCTGAGATCGCCGAACGGTCGGTGAAGGTGCTGGAACAGCTCGAGACCATGACGCGCGAGGGTATCCGGCTGTCGCCCGAGAGCATCGCCGCGATGGGCCGCAGCGAGGGCCGCAAGAACCGCTGGCGCACCGTCGCGCTCTGGATCATCGCCGCGACCTTCATCGGGATCCTGATCGCCGTCAGAAATCTATGATTGCCGATGATTGCATTGCAATCGTGTGAATGATAGCATCGCCATCATCCACGCTGGAGTGGCGCTGTGGCAAGCCTGACCATCCGCAAGCTCGACGAACACGTCAAAACCTATCTTCGGCTGCGCTCGGCCAAGAACCGCAGGTCGGTCGAGGAAGAGGTCCGGGTCATCCTGCGGGAGCTGATCGAGGGCCGCGAGGAGCCGCTGACGCCCTTTGCAGCACCGCCTGCGGCATCCTCCGTCCCCACTCTCCAGCGCACCGGCGCCCTTCCCGAGGCCAGCGTCACCCTGATCATCGGCGGCGGCATCGCGGCCTATAAATCGCTTGACCTGATCCGCAGGCTGAAGGAGCGCCGCATCGAGGTCCGCTGCGTCCTGACCAAGGCGGCCCAGCAATTCGTCACACCGCTGGCGGTGAGCGCGCTGTCGCATGAGCGTGTCTATACCGACCTGTTCGACCCCCAGAGCGAGTTCGACGCCGGCCATATCAGGCTCGCGCGCGACTGCGACCTGATCGTGGTGGCGCCCGCGACTGCCGACCTGATGGCGAAGATGGCGAACGGCCATGCCGACGATCTCGCCAGCGCGATCCTGCTCGCGACCAACCGCAAGGTGCTGCTGGCACCGGCAATGAACCCGTTGATGTGGGGCAATGCGGCGACGCGGCGCAACGTCGCGCAGCTGCAGCGCGACGGAGTGGTGCTGATCGGGCCCAATTCCGGCGAGATGGCGGAAGCGGGCGAGGCCGGCATCGGCCGCATGTCCGAGGCGATCGAGATCGCCGCGGCCGCCGAGCGTCTGCTGCGGCCGCCGGTGCCGCGCCCGCTCGCCGGCAAGCGCGTGTTGATCACCGCCGGCCCCACCCACGAGCCGATCGATCCGGTGCGCTACATTGCCAACCGCTCCTCGGGCAAGCAGGGCTTTGCCATTGCCGCCGCGGCCCAGGCCGCCGGTGCCGAGGTGATTCTGGTGAGCGGCCCGGTCGATCTCGACGATCCCCAGGGCGTCACGGTCAAGCACGTCGAATCTGCGCGCCAGATGCTGGAGCAGGTGCAGGCCGCGCTTCCCGCCGACATCGCGATCTTCGCCGCCGCCGTCGCCGACTGGCGCGTTGCGAGCGAAGGCGAGCAGAAGCTGAAGAAGACCGCAGGCAGCATGCCGCCGCTTCAGCTGGTCGAGAACCCCGACATCCTCGCCACCATTTCGAAGCTGACCGACCAGCGCCCGCCGCTGGTGATCGGCTTTGCCGCCGAGACCGAGCACCTGATCGACAACGCCAAGTCAAAACTTGCCCGCAAGGGCTGCGACTGGATCGTCGCCAATGACGTCTCGCCCGCCACCGGCGTGATGGGCGGCGACCGCAACACCGTGCACCTCATCAGCAAGAATGCTGAGAGGAACGGCGAGATCACAGTTGATTCCTGGCCGGTGATGACCAAGGAACAGGTCGCCATCGAGCTGGTCGCGCATGTCGCCAAGAGCGTGACCGGCAAATCCCGGGAGTCCGTATCTTGAGCACTGAGGTCACCGTCGAACTGCAGCAACTGGCCCACGCCGAAGGCCTGGCGCTGCCGGCCTATCAAACGGCTGACGCCGCAGGGCTCGATCTGATGGCCGCGGTGCCTGAGGGCGCGCCGATGACGCTCGCCCCCGGTCAATATGCGCTGGTGCCGACCGGCCTTGCGATCGCACTGCCATCCGGACACGAGGCGCAGGTACGGCCGCGTTCGGGGCTTGCCGCCAAGCACGGCGTCACCGTGCTGAACTCGCCGGGCACGATCGACGCGGATTATCGCGGCGAGATCAAGGTGATCCTGATCAACCACGGCGCGGCGCCGTTCGCGATCAAGCGCGGCGAGCGCATCGCCCAGATGGTGATCGCGCCCGTCGTGCAGGCCGCGCTGGTTCCGGTGGCGACGTTATCCGCGACCGACCGCGGCGCCGGCGGCTTCGGCTCGACCGGCCGCTAACGCCCCACAGCTCCAGCCGAATCATCCCGAAGACCTGCGTGAGTTGGAACCCCTCGCCCGGCATTTTTTTGGGGCCGCCTTTGCGTTCACGATCTGGACTCTTACCGGCGGAGTCACGGTGAGGGTATTGTCGTTTGATTCGCACGCGACGGGGGTCGCCGCGTGTAAATTCGTGCGGTCTTGGGGCAACTATGTCAGGCGTGATCGTGTCGATGCGTCGGACGCTGCTGTCGTGCACATCGCTCGTGCGCAACGGCTTGTTGGGAGGCGCTCTTGCAGCGCTGCTGCCGGCTGCGCCGGCCGAGGCGGCCGACCTCATCGACACCCTCTCCATCATGCTGGATTTCAACCGGCAGGAACTCGCGGTGCTCGCCACCGCGCTGGCCTTGCTCGGCTTCTCGGTGATGGCCGCGATCCTGTTGATGCGCACGCGCGTGCGCACGGCGAAGAACGAGGCGCGGCTGCGTGCCCGAATTGGGGAACTCCAGCTCCAGGCTGACCGCTTCGGCGCGCTGCTGTTCGCCGAGCCGCAAATCCTTATCTCCTGGCCCGCCGGCGACAACCGCGCGCAGATCTCCGGCGACGTCTCGCTGGTGCTGCCGCGCGACTCCTCGCCGCAACGCGTGCTCGCCTTCGGAACCTGGCTGCCGCCGGAACCCGCGCTCCAGATGGATCATGCCGTCGACGCGCTGCGTGACCGCGGCGACGGGTTCCAGCTGACACTGACGACCGCGCATGGCCACACGCTCGAAGCCATCGGCCGCGCCATCGGCGGCCAGGCCATTGTCCGGATTCGCGAACTCTCGGGGCTCCGCCGCGATCTGGCCGAGACCAATCTGCGCTACAACGCGCTTTCCGACGAGACCGAGATGCTGCGCGGCTTCGCCGCCAACGCACCCTGGCCGATCTGGGCCAAGGGCGAGAACGGCGCGCTGACCTACGCCAACCCGGCCTATGTCCGTGCCACCGAGGCGAACAACGTCACCGATGCGCAGGAGCGCAAGCTCGAGCTGCTCGACAGCGCCGACCGCACCGCGATGGAGCGGGGACTGAAGGACGCCGCCAATTTCAATGCGCGGCTGCCGATCGTGGTCCGCGGCGAGCGCCGAATCTACGACGTGCGCGCGGTCAATGTCGGCAGCGGCAGCGTCGGCGTCGCCATCGACGCCAGCGAGGCGGATGCGCTCAGCTCGGCGCTGGTGCGGATGGCGGAGGCGCATCGCCGTACGCTCGACCAGCTCTCCTCCGGCGTTGCCGTGTTCGACGGCCAGCGCCGGCTCGCCTTCTACAACGATTCCTACCGCCGGCTGTGGGACCTCGACCGCACCTTCCTCGACGCCAATCCTGATGATTCCAGCGTGCTGGATCAGCTCCGTGCTGCGCGAAAACTGCCGGAGCAGCCCGACTTCCGCGCCTGGAAATCCAAGCTGCACGAGGCCTATCGCGCGGTCGAGACCACCAAGGACACCTGGTACCTGCCCGACGGCCGCGCGCTGTCGGTCGTCACCACGCCGAACCCGGAAGGCGGCGTCACCTATCTGTTCGACGACGTCACCGAGAGCCTCGAGCTCGCCCGCCGCTTCGACGGCATGATCCGCGTCCAGCGCGAGACGCTGGACAGCCTCGCCGAGGGCGTCGCGGTGTTCGGCAGCAACGGCAAGGCGCAATTGTTCAATCCGGCCTTCGTCCGGATGTGGAAGTTGTCGAGCGATGCCATGCGCGACGAACCGCACATCCAGACGGTGGAAGGCTGGTGCCACCAGTTGTTCGACGACCCCGCGGTCTGGCGCCAGATCCGCGAGGCCGTCACCTCGATCGAGAGCCGCGCCGACGTGCCGCTGAAGCTGGAACGCAAGGACGGCAGCGTGCTCGACGGCATGATTCGCCCGCTGCATGACGGCGCCACCATGCTGACGTTCCAGGACATCACCGACACCGAGAACGTCGAGCGCGCGCTGCGCGAGCGCAACGAGGCGCTGGAGGCTGCCGACCAGATGAAGGTGGATTTCGTCCACCACGTCTCCTACGAGCTGCGCTCGCCGCTCACAACCATCATCGGCTTCGCGCATTTCCTCAGCGATCCCTCGACCGGGCCGCTGACGCCGAAACAGGCCGAATATCTCGACTACGTCACCAAATCGACCAACGCGCTGCTCGCGCTGACCAACAACATCCTCGATCTCGCCACCATCGACGCCGGCGCCATGAAGCTGGAACTCGGACCGGTCGACGTCAGCAAGGCCATCGAGCTCGCCGCCGAGGGCATCCAGGACCGGCTCGCCACCGACCGCATCCGTCTCAAGGTCGAGATCGCGCCCGATATCGGCAGCTTCTCCGGCGACGAGAAGCGCGTGGTGCAGGTGCTCTATAACCTCCTCGCCAACGCCGTCGGGTTTTCTCCACAGGATTCCACCGTCGGGATCAGCGCGCGGCGCACCGAACGCAGCGTGGTCTTCACCGTGACAGATTCAGGGCCTGGAATACCTGCCGACATGAAGGACAAGGTGTTCAACTGGTTCGAAAGCCGCTCGCAGGGCTCGCGTCACCGCGGCGCCGGGCTCGGCCTGTCACTGGTGCGCTCCTTCGTCGAGCTGCATGGCGGCAACGTGCGGGTTGATTCGATCGTCGGCCGGGGCACGGTCGTGATCTGTGACTTCCCGACCGACCAGGCGGCGCATCGCGACGCCGCCGAATGAGCGCGCCCACCACATTCTCCGTCGCGCTTCACAACGAGACGGCCACCGCGCAATTGATGGCCGACCTCGCGCTGCTGGTCGGCCCCGGCGATGTCGTCACGCTCACCGGCGATCTCGGCGCCGGCAAGACCGCGGCCGCCCGCGCGCTCATCCGCTACCTCGCCGGCGACGAGACGATGGAAGTGCCGAGCCCGACCTTTACGCTGGTGCAGGGCTACGAGCTGCCGCCGTTCCCGGTGGTGCACGCCGATCTCTACCGCGTCGAGGACGAGAGCGAACTCGAGGAGATCGGGCTGTCACCGCTGCCCGATGCAACGCTCGTCCTGATCGAATGGCCGGAGCGTGCGCCGTCGGCGATGCCGCAGGATCGCATCGACATTTCGCTGACGCATCGCCCCGCACTGGGCTCGAACGCGCGCGCGGCCGACATCACCGGTTACGGCAAGAGCGCCGCCACCGTCGCGCGGCTGCAGGCGCTGCGCGAATTCCTCGATGCGTCCGGCTATCTGGAGTCGACGCGTCGGCGCATGGCCGGCGATGCCTCGACCCGATCCTATGCGCGGCTCTCGCGCGACGACGAGATCGTCATCCTCATGAACTTTCCGCAGCGCCCGGATGGGGCCGCGACGTACAACGGAAAATCCTACAGCGCCGCGGTACATCTCGCCGAGAATGTAAAGCCCTTCGTCGCCATCGACGAAGGCCTGCGTGCGCAGGGCATCTCGGCGCCGGCGATTTACCATTCCGACCTCGACCATGGCTTCCTGATCACCGAGGATTTCGGCAGCGAAAGCGTGGTCGAAGGCGACCCGCCACGCCCGATCGCCGAGCGCTACGAGGCCGCGACCGATGTGCTGGCCGCACTCCACGGTAAGACGCTGCCGGAAACACTACCGCTGGCGGATCAGACCTACGCCATACCTGTCTTCGATACCGAGGCGCTGCTGATCGAGATCGGCCTGATGCCGGAATGGTACCTGCCCGATCGAAACGCGCCGCTGAGCGCGGCGGCGCGCTCGGAATTTTTCGCGATGTGGCGCGAGCTGCTGAAGAAGCCACAGTCCGCGCCGAAGACGTGGATCATCCGCGACTATCACTCGCCCAATCTGATCTGGCTTGGGGATCGCACGGGAATCGCGCGCGTCGGCGTGATCGATTTTCAGGACGCCGTGCTCGGTCCGCAATCCTACGACGTGGTTTCGCTGCTTCAGGACGGCCGCATCGACGTGCCCGAGACCGTCGAGCTGACGCTGCTGTCGCGCTACATCAAGGCCCGGCGCGCCGCCGATGCCGGCTTCGATCCGGCCGGCTTCGCCGAGCTCTATGCCATCATGTCGGCACAGCGGAACACGCGCCTGCTCGGCACCTTCGCCCGCCTCAACCGCCGCGACGGTAAGCCGCATTATTTGCGTCACCAGCCGCGGATCTGGACCTATCTCCAGCGCTCGCTGGCACATCCCGCGCTGAGCCCTTTGCGCGACTGGTATCTCGCCAACGTGCCGGCGCCCCAAAGTCCGCCAAAGGCCTGATTCGGGGGCCGGTTTACCAGCTGTTAGCCAAGACGCCGGTATTCTGGCGGCGAGGCAGCCGGATAAATACGGGGCTGGAGGTCAGATGGCGGTAAAGACGGACCAGCGCGGCAATAGCCGGGTTGTTTTCGAGCGCGGGATCTCGGCCCAGATGATGGGGATCGACGGCACCTGGCGGCGCGACTGCACCATGGAGGACGTCTCCGAGACCGGCGCCAAGCTGACCATCGACGGCTCGGTGGAGGGCCTCCATTTGAAAGAGTTCTTTCTGCTGCTGTCGTCCACTGGACTCGCGTACCGGCGCTGCGAACTGGCCTGGGTCAATGGCGACCAGATCGGCGTCAATTTCCTGAAAGTCGGCGACAAGAAGAAAAAGGCGCGTTCCACAGCCGTCGGGGCATGACGGCAGCACCCGTCGTACAACCGTCACGGCGGGTAGTTAAGGCGATTGAGATGCGGTGCGGCTGATCGAACCTCGTGTTAAGATTGCCGCGAACGTGAAAGGTCTGGAAAGCGAAGGATGTCCGTCAAACCGACCAAAGCCATGGTGCTCGCCGCAGGGTTCGGCCTGCGCATGCGTCCGTTGACGGACAAGATGCCGAAGCCGATGGTGCCGGTGGCCGGCCAGCCGCTGCTCGACCACGTGCTCGACAAGCTCGGCCAGGCCGGCGTGACCGAGGCCGTGGTCAACGTGCATTACCTGCCGGATCAGATCATCGACCACGTCGCAACGCGCCAGCTTCCGCGCGTGACGATTTCAGACGAGCGCGACCAGGTGCTCGGCACCGGCGGCGGCGTGGTCAAGGCGTTGCCGCTGCTCGGCGGTGCACCGTTCTACCACGTCAATTCCGACACGCTGTGGATCGACGGGGTGCGCTCCAATTTGACGCGGCTCGCTGAAAACTTCGACCCCGCGCGCATGGACATCCTGCTGCTGATGGCGCCGACCGCGACCAGCATCGGCTATAGCGGGCGCGGCGATTACGGCATGTTGCCCGACGGCGCCCTGCGCAAGCGCAAGGAAAAGGAAGTCGTTCCGTTCGTCTATGCCGGCGCCGCGATCCTGTCGCCGTCGATCTTCGAAGGCGCGCCGCAGGGTGAGTTCTCGCTGACGAAGATGTTCGACCGTGCGGGCGAGCAGGAGCGGCTGTTCGGCCTCCGCCTCGACGGCGTCTGGATGCATGTCGGCACGCCCGACGCGGTCCACGCCGCGGAAGAGGCGTTCCTGGAGAGCGTAGCGTAACTCGCCTCGAACCCAGTGCCGTAGGGTGGGCGAAGCGAAGCGCGCCCACCATCTAAGCTGAAACTCGCGGCAGCCATGGTGGGCACGGCGCAAGTACGCCTTTGCCCACCCTACAGCACCTGTTCTAGCCCGGCGAACAGCGGGGAAGATCTCCCTGCACCCATATCCATTTGAGTCCGCGTCCCTATATTGGCGCCTGATCCCGAATCAGGCAGCTCATGCGCGTCTTCAGCGTCCCCATCTCAGTTCCCTTTCTGCGCACGGTCGTCACGGCTCTGCTCGACGGCCGGCTGGTCGAGGGATTCGAGGCGCGCAAGGAACCGGCGCGGCTGGCCGATGCCACGCTGTATCTGCCGACACGGCGCGCGATGCGCGTGGTCCGCGAGATCTTCCTCGACGAGATGAAGGCGGACGCGGTGGTGCTGCCGCGCATCGTCGCGCTCGGCGACATCGACGAGGACGAGCTCGCTTTCGCCGATGAAGGCGAGCAGTTCTCCGGCGCGACGCCGCTCGACATTCCGCCGCGGCTTGGCGAGCTCGAACGACGGCTGACGCTGGCACAACTGGTCGCGGCCTGGGCCAAGGGTCCGGTGCTGTCGCCGCTGGTGGTCGGCGGGCCCGCTTCGACGCTGGCTCTCGCAGCCGACCTCGCGCGGCTGATCGACGACATGGTGACGCGCGGCGTCGACTGGAGCGCGCTCGACGGCTTGGTGCCTGATAACCTCGACCGCTACTGGCAGCACTCGCTCGAATTCCTGCGTATCGCCCGCATCGCCTGGCCCGGTCATCTCGCCGAGATCAATCGGATCGAGCCCGCGGCGCGGCGCGATCTCCTGATCGCAGCGGAAGCCAAACGGCTGACCGCACATCCGACCGGCCCCGTGATCGCGGCGGGTTCGACCGGCTCGATGCCGGCGACCGCAAAATTCCTGCACGCAGTCGCCTCGCTGCCGCACGGCGCCGTGGTGCTGCCGGGCCTCGACACCGATCTCGACGACGACGCCTGGCGCAGCATTGGCGGTGTGCGTGATTCGCTCGGCAAGTTCGCGGAGCATCCGGCCTCGAACCATCCGCAATATGCCCTGAACGCGCTGCTGGATCGTTTCGGCATCAAGCGCAGTGACGTCGAGATCATCCGGCCGCCGGCAGCCGGCGGCCGCGATCTGCTCGCATCCGAGTCGATGCGGCCCTCCGCCAAGACAGAAGTCTGGCACGACCGGCTGAAGCAGCCGGATGTCGCCGCAAAGATCGCGGGCGGCATGAAGAATCTCGCCGTCGTCGAAGCTCCCAACCCTGAGATGGAAGCGCTCGCTATTGCCATTGCGATGCGCGAGGCACGGCATCTCGACAAATCGGCGGCGCTGGTGACGCCCGACCGCGCGCTGGCGCGGCGGGTGATGGCCGCACTCACGCGCTGGGATCTGGCGTTCGACGATTCCGGCGGCGACGTGTTGATGGAAACCTCTGCCGGCGTCTTTGCGCGCCTCGTAGCGGAAGCCGCGACCAAGGGGTTGGTGCCGCCGACGCTGCTGGCGATGCTGAAGCATCCGCTGTGCCGACTTGGCCGGCTGCCTGGCGCATGGAAGGCGGCGATCGAGGACCTCGAGCTTGCAGTCCTGCGCGGCACGCGCCCGCCTGCCTGCGCGGCTGGCCTCTTGCGCGAATTCAACCGTTTTCGCGAGGAGCTGGCCAAGCTGTGGCGCAACGAGGTCTCCGCGCTCCACAAGGCCGAGCCCCGTGCGCGTCTCAAGGCCGAAGATCTCGATCGCATCCAGGCACTGATCGACACTTTGCAGAAGGCGCTGGTGCCGATCGAGAGCCTCGCATCGTCAAAGCCATTCGACTTCGCCGAGCTCGCGCACCGGCACCGCGAGATCATGATCGAGCTGTCGCGCGACGAGCAGGGCCTTCCGCTGGCCTTCGAGGAGCGCGAAGGCCTTGCGCTTGCCGGCGCCTTCGACGATCTCCTGCGCGGCGGCACCACCAGCGGCTTGATGGTGACGCTGCCGGACTATCCCGACGTCTTCCAGACCGCGTTCAGCGACCGCGCGGTGCGACGGCGCGACAAGCCAGGTGCGCGGCTGCAGATTTACGGACCGCTGGAATCGCGCCTGATGCAGGCCGACCGCATCATCGTCGGCGGGCTGATCGAAGGCGTCTGGCCGCCGGCGCCGCGCATCGATCCCTGGCTGAGCCGGCCGATGCGGCACGAGCTTGGTCTCGATCTTCCGGAGCGCCGCATCGGCCTCTCCGCACACGACTTCGCCCAGCTGCTTGGCGGTGGCGAGGTGATCCTCACCCATTCCGCCAAGGCCGGCGGCGCGCCGGCGGTGGCTTCGCGCTTCCTGCATCGGCTCGAGGCGGTTGCGGGCGACGATCGTTGGAAGGCGGCCGTTCGCGCCGGCGAGAAATATGTGCAGTTCGCGGGCGCGCTGGACCAGCCGGACGAGGTCAGGCCGATCAAGCAGCCCGAGCCGCGGCCGCCGCGGGCGACCCGGCCGCTCAGGATGTCGGTCACCGCAATCGAGGACTGGCTGCGCGATCCCTACACGATCTACGCCAAACACATCCTGCGACTCGACGCGCTCGATCCCGTCGACATGCCGCTGTCGGCCGCCGACCGCGGCTCGGCGATCCACGATGCGCTCGGCGAGTTCACGGAAACCTATGCCGCGCATCTGCCCGCCGATCCCGCACGCGTGCTGCGCGCGATCGGCGAAAAATATTTTGCGCCGCTGATGGAGCGGCCCGAGGCGCGCGCGCTGTGGTGGCCACGCTTCCAGCGCATCGCGCGCTGGTTCGGCGAATGGGAGACGGTGCGCCGCGATGCAATCGAGGCGATCACGGCGGAGACCCGCGGTGAGATCTCGATCCCGCTCGACAGCGAACGCAGCTTCCGTCTTTCGGCGCGCGCCGATCGCATCGAGCGGCGCCGGGGCGGCGGCTATGCCATCCTCGACTACAAGACCGGACAGCCGCCGACCGGCAAGCAGGTTCGCATGGGCCTGTCGCCGCAGCTCACGCTGGAGGCCGCGATCCTGCGCGAGGGCGGCTTCCCCGATATCCACGCGGGCGCCTCGGTGAGCCAGCTCGTGTACGTCCGCCTGAGCGGTAACAATCCGCCGGGGGAGGAACGCATCCTCGAGCTCAAGTACAAGCAGGGTGACGAGCCGCAGCCGCCGGACACAGCGGCCGCCGAAGCGCGCGCCAAACTGGAGGCGCTGATCCGCGCCTTCGACGACGAGAACCAGCCCTACACCTCGCTGAACCTGCCGATGTGGACCAACCGCTACGGCACTTATGACGATCTCGCCCGGATCAAGGAATGGTCGGCGGCCGGCGGCCTGGGGATCGAGGAATGGTGAAGCTGCCACGCCCCATTCCTGACGAGGTGCGCGCGCGGCAGGCGCGTGCATCCGATCCGACTGCGTCGGCGTTTGTGTCCGCCAATGCCGGCTCGGGCAAGACGCATGTGCTGGTGCAGCGGGTGATCCGCCTGCTGCTATCGGGCGTGCCGCCGGAAAAGATCCTCTGCATCACCTTCACCAAGGCGGCCGCCGCCAACATGGCCGAGCGCGTGTTCACCACGCTGGGACATTGGGTGACGCTGGACGATACCGGGCTCGAAGCAGCGATCCGCGCAGTCGGCATCCCGCATCCCAGCGCGAAAATTCGCCGTGACGCGCGAAAACTGTTCGCCTGCGCGCTGGAAACACCGGGCGGGCTGAAGGTGCAGACCATCCACGCACTGTGCACGCGCCTGCTGCAGCAGTTTCCGTTCGAGGCCAACGTGCCCGCGCGCTTTGCCGTGATCGACGAGCGCGACCAGACCGACATGATGGAGCGCGCCAATCTGAAGGTGCTGCTGGAGGCCGCGCGCGCTCCCGACAGCGTCACCGGCCGCGCCTTGCTGACCGCGATGGCGAGCGCCGCCGACGTCACCTTCAAGGAGGTCGTGCGCGAAGCCTGTCTCAGCCGCGATCATTTCATGGCCTGGACGGATGAGGCCGGCAACGCCGAAGCGGCTGCTGCGCAGATGGCGGCGGCGCTGGGCGTTGATGCGAGCGACCGCATCGAGGACGTCGAGACGGACATTCTCGATGGTCCCTACCTGCCGCGCTCGCGCTGGGAGGACATCGCCTTTGCGCTGGAGGACGGCAGCAAGTCGGACAATGATCAGGCCTCCCGCCTTCGCGAGGCCAAGGTCTTTTCCGGCAGTGCGCAGGTCGATGCCTATCTCTGCGTTTTCCTTACCGACGAAAAGCTGCCGCGCAAGGCCGTTCTGACCAAGAAGTTTGGCGAGCACAACCCGTCCGTCGCCCGCCTGTTCGAGAACGAGGCGCAGCGCCTCGCCGGATTGATCGAGAAGCGCCGCGCCGTGACCATGCGCGACCGCACCGCGGCGCTGCTGCACATCGCGACCGCGGCGGCTGCGAACTATCGCCGCGAGAAGCAAGAGCGCGGCCTGCTGGACTACGATGACCTCATCGACAAGACGCTGGCGATGC encodes the following:
- the addB gene encoding double-strand break repair protein AddB; this encodes MRVFSVPISVPFLRTVVTALLDGRLVEGFEARKEPARLADATLYLPTRRAMRVVREIFLDEMKADAVVLPRIVALGDIDEDELAFADEGEQFSGATPLDIPPRLGELERRLTLAQLVAAWAKGPVLSPLVVGGPASTLALAADLARLIDDMVTRGVDWSALDGLVPDNLDRYWQHSLEFLRIARIAWPGHLAEINRIEPAARRDLLIAAEAKRLTAHPTGPVIAAGSTGSMPATAKFLHAVASLPHGAVVLPGLDTDLDDDAWRSIGGVRDSLGKFAEHPASNHPQYALNALLDRFGIKRSDVEIIRPPAAGGRDLLASESMRPSAKTEVWHDRLKQPDVAAKIAGGMKNLAVVEAPNPEMEALAIAIAMREARHLDKSAALVTPDRALARRVMAALTRWDLAFDDSGGDVLMETSAGVFARLVAEAATKGLVPPTLLAMLKHPLCRLGRLPGAWKAAIEDLELAVLRGTRPPACAAGLLREFNRFREELAKLWRNEVSALHKAEPRARLKAEDLDRIQALIDTLQKALVPIESLASSKPFDFAELAHRHREIMIELSRDEQGLPLAFEEREGLALAGAFDDLLRGGTTSGLMVTLPDYPDVFQTAFSDRAVRRRDKPGARLQIYGPLESRLMQADRIIVGGLIEGVWPPAPRIDPWLSRPMRHELGLDLPERRIGLSAHDFAQLLGGGEVILTHSAKAGGAPAVASRFLHRLEAVAGDDRWKAAVRAGEKYVQFAGALDQPDEVRPIKQPEPRPPRATRPLRMSVTAIEDWLRDPYTIYAKHILRLDALDPVDMPLSAADRGSAIHDALGEFTETYAAHLPADPARVLRAIGEKYFAPLMERPEARALWWPRFQRIARWFGEWETVRRDAIEAITAETRGEISIPLDSERSFRLSARADRIERRRGGGYAILDYKTGQPPTGKQVRMGLSPQLTLEAAILREGGFPDIHAGASVSQLVYVRLSGNNPPGEERILELKYKQGDEPQPPDTAAAEARAKLEALIRAFDDENQPYTSLNLPMWTNRYGTYDDLARIKEWSAAGGLGIEEW